A single region of the Terriglobia bacterium genome encodes:
- a CDS encoding FAD-dependent monooxygenase, whose product MRVLISGAGIAGTTLAYWLAQYGFETTIVEKAPRLRAGGYIIDFWGAGFDIADRMGLLPEIRDKGYVVREVRVVDRSGKRVAGFPVEAFSRATRGRYISLPRSDLAACIFGKIDGRVEAIFGDSVTKIEQTEKAVRVSFDRGPEREFEIVIGADGLHSEIRKLVFGPQDRFEKY is encoded by the coding sequence ATGAGAGTTTTAATATCAGGCGCGGGAATTGCAGGAACGACTCTTGCGTACTGGCTCGCACAATATGGTTTTGAGACGACGATTGTCGAGAAGGCGCCCCGTCTCCGGGCGGGCGGCTACATTATCGACTTCTGGGGCGCGGGTTTCGATATTGCGGACCGCATGGGGCTGCTGCCGGAAATACGCGATAAGGGCTATGTCGTTCGCGAAGTCCGGGTCGTGGACCGAAGCGGCAAACGCGTGGCAGGTTTCCCGGTCGAAGCTTTTTCCCGGGCGACGCGGGGCCGCTATATTAGTCTTCCCCGCTCTGACCTGGCCGCATGCATTTTCGGCAAGATCGATGGCAGGGTCGAGGCGATTTTTGGCGACAGCGTGACGAAAATTGAGCAGACCGAAAAAGCAGTCCGCGTTTCATTCGATCGCGGGCCTGAGCGCGAATTCGAGATTGTTATCGGCGCGGACGGGCTCCATTCGGAAATCCGCAAGTTGGTCTTTGGCCCTCAGGACCGGTTCGAGAAATATTT